The following proteins come from a genomic window of Salvia hispanica cultivar TCC Black 2014 chromosome 4, UniMelb_Shisp_WGS_1.0, whole genome shotgun sequence:
- the LOC125224201 gene encoding uncharacterized protein LOC125224201: MKQSGSKTSPSHHPPNSSRLTSQPEELPNYMKSTISAYARRDRSKVSTARQTPRKSPDHSSSHITNSTKSCSTYRQELTLEKKSNTLDVMCGSLEVVRATCSSSLKGSKFPAYLEGGAGLQGTSGLKVCPRSYCSLNGHLRALVPPLKCFVPARRRELKAKRSSKMTCQTPNAASTGTKCKAIKHDKEYMEDECNQLENFNRASTKDSRNEPLNSIEDEWSIVHELNPRNKAMPETEDERSTRATVKSEKSNQESEEPLEHNQGAEKVILRHQEPEARKNAEEWMVDYALREVVTKGSTHNQRKVMLLVDAFERVLPTSKH; encoded by the exons ATGAAGCAATCGGGTTCAAAGACGAGCCCCAGCCACCATCCGCCAAACTCCTCAAGGCTTACCAGCCAACCGGAAGAGCTCCCAAATTACATGAAGTCGACCATTAGTGCTTATGCAAGAAGAGATCGATCAAAGGTTAGTACAGCGAGGCAGACCCCTCGAAAGAGTCCTGATCATTCAAGTTCCCACATAACAAATTCCACAAAGTCTTGCTCAACCTATAGGCAAGAATTAACATTGGAGAAAAAAAGCAATACCTTAGATGTCATGTGTGGAAGTTTAGAAGTAGTGCGAGCAACGTGTTCCTCGAGTTTGAAAGGTAGCAAGTTTCCTGCTTATCTCGAGGGAGGAGCAGGATTGCAGGGGACCTCAGGTTTGAAGGTTTGCCCACGCAGTTACTGTTCTTTAAATGGGCATCTTCGCGCACTTGTTCCCCCTTTGAAGTGCTTCGTACCAGCAAGGAGACGTGAGCTCAAAGCTAAGAGGAGCAGCAAGATGACATGTCAAACGCCAAATGCAGCATCTACTGGAACCAAGTGCAAAGCTATCAAACACGATAAG GAATATATGGAGGATGAGTGCAATCAGTTAGAGAACTTCAACAGAGCAAGCACTAAGGATTCAAGAAATGAGCCTTTGAATTCCATTGAAGACGAATGGAGCATAGTTCATGAATTGAATCCCAGAAACAAGGCAATGCCAGAAACTGAAGATGAAAGATCAACGCGAGCTACAGTCAAAAGCGAGAAGTCTAATCAGGAATCTGAGGAGCCGCTGGAACACAACCAAGGAGCGGAAAAGGTTATCTTGAGGCATCAAGAACCGGAGGCAAGGAAAAACGCGGAGGAATGGATGGTGGATTATGCACTCAGAGAAGTGGTCACAAAAGGCAGTACACATAACCAGAGAAAAGTCATGTTGCTTGTAGACGCGTTCGAGAGAGTACTGCCAACAAGCAAACATTAA